One segment of Variovorax sp. PAMC28562 DNA contains the following:
- a CDS encoding glutathione S-transferase family protein, with protein MLTIHHLGKSQSERILWLCEELGLDYELVHHVRDPVTGLAPPSLVALHPMGTAPVIEDGEIVLAESGAIMEYIIGKHGGGRLTHAPTHPDYAQYVFWWHYANGNFQPAMGRNMVMNRLNLPADNPIAARIRSRLLDAFTMMETRLGNTPFLAGESLTAADIMMVFSLTTMRYFFPFDLAPYPNVRAYLQRVAARPTYQRAMQKGDPGMKLLLD; from the coding sequence GTGCTCACCATCCATCACCTCGGCAAATCCCAGTCGGAGCGCATTCTCTGGCTCTGCGAAGAACTCGGCCTCGACTACGAACTCGTGCACCATGTCCGTGACCCCGTCACCGGCCTTGCCCCGCCCTCGCTCGTGGCGCTACATCCCATGGGCACCGCACCCGTCATCGAAGACGGTGAAATCGTCCTCGCGGAATCGGGCGCCATCATGGAATACATCATCGGCAAGCATGGCGGCGGGCGCCTGACGCATGCGCCCACGCACCCCGACTACGCGCAATATGTTTTCTGGTGGCACTATGCGAACGGCAATTTCCAGCCTGCGATGGGCCGCAACATGGTAATGAATCGACTGAATCTGCCCGCAGACAACCCGATCGCCGCGCGCATCCGGAGCCGACTGCTCGATGCTTTCACGATGATGGAAACCCGGCTCGGTAATACGCCTTTTCTGGCCGGCGAGAGCCTGACCGCCGCGGACATCATGATGGTTTTCTCGTTGACCACCATGCGTTACTTCTTCCCGTTCGATCTCGCGCCGTACCCCAATGTGCGGGCCTACCTGCAACGCGTGGCGGCCCGCCCGACCTACCAGCGCGCTATGCAAAAAGGCGACCCCGGAATGAAGCTGCTGCTGGACTGA
- a CDS encoding tetratricopeptide repeat protein, protein MFKRLVIHLSHLALALALTVPVLALAQAETAATRAREPSIDEIYKAAESGKLSEADSMIATVLTAHPGSAKAHFVHAELLAKEGKLGAAKTAYARAEALAPGLPFAKPEAVAGLLQRIDGPASAARPASTKVVESQSVASSGLGAPAKTGIVVLLIAAGFFMFKRISGARPGASGAPGAPVTAQTGYPNPSYGGVPAGYAPGSTAQPNYPYAPPAPAAPSATSGLGSALMTGAAVGLGAVAVEQAVRHFSQRDRPDDIAEKRRDQPAFDNNLGPDTNADMGGSDFGISDAGSWDSGGGGGGGGGGGGDSSSDW, encoded by the coding sequence ATGTTCAAACGTCTGGTCATTCATCTCAGTCATCTCGCTCTGGCGCTCGCGCTGACCGTTCCGGTCCTGGCGCTGGCACAGGCCGAAACCGCCGCGACCCGCGCTCGTGAGCCTTCCATCGACGAGATCTACAAGGCGGCGGAGAGCGGAAAACTCTCCGAAGCCGACAGCATGATCGCCACGGTGCTGACGGCGCATCCGGGCAGCGCCAAAGCTCATTTCGTACACGCGGAACTGCTCGCCAAAGAAGGCAAGCTCGGGGCGGCGAAGACAGCCTACGCCAGGGCCGAGGCGCTGGCGCCAGGCCTGCCTTTTGCCAAGCCAGAAGCGGTTGCAGGCTTACTCCAGCGGATCGATGGACCAGCGTCCGCAGCCCGGCCCGCGTCCACAAAGGTGGTCGAATCACAGAGCGTCGCATCGTCCGGTCTCGGCGCACCGGCCAAGACAGGCATCGTGGTGCTGCTGATCGCGGCAGGCTTCTTCATGTTCAAGCGAATTTCAGGTGCAAGGCCTGGTGCAAGCGGTGCACCCGGTGCGCCGGTCACTGCGCAAACGGGCTACCCGAATCCTTCGTATGGCGGCGTTCCGGCTGGCTACGCACCGGGATCGACGGCACAACCCAACTACCCCTATGCCCCACCGGCGCCCGCCGCGCCATCGGCAACTTCCGGCCTGGGTAGCGCGTTGATGACGGGCGCCGCCGTTGGCTTGGGCGCGGTCGCAGTCGAGCAAGCCGTGCGGCACTTCAGCCAACGCGACAGGCCTGACGACATAGCCGAAAAACGTCGCGATCAGCCTGCTTTCGACAACAATCTTGGACCGGATACCAATGCAGACATGGGCGGCTCCGACTTCGGAATTTCCGATGCCGGCTCATGGGACAGTGGCGGTGGCGGTGGCGGTGGCGGCGGTGGCGGTGGCGATTCCAGCAGCGACTGGTGA
- a CDS encoding metal/formaldehyde-sensitive transcriptional repressor, with product MAHTITDKKPLLARVRRIKGQAEALERALEDGAECMAVLQQIAAIRGAVKGLMSQVLEGHLREHMGPASDASHDRMDDLEAIVSVLRSYMK from the coding sequence ATGGCACACACGATCACCGACAAAAAGCCCTTGCTCGCCCGCGTCAGGCGCATCAAAGGCCAGGCTGAGGCACTGGAGCGCGCACTTGAAGACGGCGCCGAGTGCATGGCGGTGCTGCAGCAGATCGCGGCGATCCGCGGGGCGGTGAAAGGCCTTATGTCGCAAGTGCTCGAAGGGCATCTCCGCGAACACATGGGGCCAGCGAGCGACGCATCGCATGACCGTATGGACGACCTCGAGGCCATCGTCTCCGTGCTTCGTTCCTACATGAAATGA
- the dmeF gene encoding CDF family Co(II)/Ni(II) efflux transporter DmeF has protein sequence MQTDHAAQPPLSSQHSHAFDEGNPLAERLTKGVVVLTAVMMVVEIAGGWTFNSMALLADGWHMSSHTLALGLSVIAYAAARRFSGDSRFAFGTWKIEVLGGFSSAILLTLVAALMLYQSVERLASPTTIHYDEAIAIGVVGLLVNLACAWLLRGGHQHQHHGHRPDDAHGHAHHQDLNLRSAYVHVVADAATSVLAIVALFGGKVWGAAWLDPVMGIVGAGLVAVWAYGLMRESGRVLLDAEMNAPVVQEIRDVIDASPVKATLCDLHVWRVGKGKYACIVSLATTAAVEPDFFKQRLRVHEELVHITVEVNRVEHRAADVAHRPIAP, from the coding sequence ATGCAAACTGACCACGCCGCCCAGCCACCTTTGAGCTCGCAGCACTCCCACGCTTTCGACGAAGGCAATCCACTCGCCGAACGCCTCACCAAGGGGGTGGTCGTCTTGACCGCCGTCATGATGGTGGTCGAAATCGCAGGCGGTTGGACCTTCAACTCCATGGCCCTGCTGGCTGATGGATGGCACATGAGCTCGCATACGCTGGCGTTGGGTTTGTCGGTCATCGCATATGCAGCAGCACGCCGCTTTTCTGGCGACAGTCGCTTCGCTTTCGGCACCTGGAAAATCGAAGTGCTCGGCGGCTTCAGCAGCGCGATCCTGCTGACGCTGGTCGCGGCGCTGATGCTCTACCAATCGGTCGAGCGGCTGGCCTCGCCGACCACGATCCATTACGACGAAGCCATCGCGATCGGCGTGGTCGGCTTGCTGGTCAACCTCGCTTGCGCGTGGCTGCTACGCGGCGGTCATCAGCACCAACACCACGGTCACCGTCCCGACGACGCTCATGGTCATGCGCATCACCAGGACCTGAACCTTCGCTCCGCCTACGTGCATGTGGTGGCCGATGCCGCGACGTCCGTGCTGGCCATCGTCGCGCTGTTCGGCGGCAAGGTGTGGGGTGCTGCGTGGCTCGACCCCGTCATGGGAATCGTCGGTGCCGGGCTGGTGGCAGTGTGGGCCTACGGGCTGATGCGCGAATCAGGTCGGGTGCTGCTGGATGCAGAAATGAACGCGCCTGTGGTGCAGGAGATTCGGGACGTGATCGATGCTAGTCCGGTCAAGGCGACGTTGTGCGACCTGCATGTCTGGCGCGTCGGCAAAGGCAAGTACGCCTGCATCGTCTCGCTCGCGACAACGGCGGCTGTCGAGCCAGACTTTTTTAAACAGCGGCTGCGCGTCCATGAAGAGCTGGTTCACATCACAGTCGAAGTCAACCGAGTGGAACATCGCGCGGCTGACGTGGCTCATCGCCCGATCGCGCCCTGA
- a CDS encoding ABC transporter permease: MSSLIPPVRPEYELVLAPFTEVPVERTLPLMTRLWSHGGLRKGLILVALAILWELAARWQDNDLLLPTFTATARALFEGVASGELVEKVGISFSVLIQGYVAGVLLAFALTTLAVSTQIGRDLLDTLTSMFNPLPAIALLPLALLLFGLGRGSLVFVLIHSVLWPMALNTYAGFQGVPETLRMAGRNYGLRGLRYVLQILVPAALPAILSGLKIGWAFAWRTLIAAELVFGASSGKGGLGWYIFQNRNELYTDRVFAGLAMVVLIGLLVETLGFATLERLTVRRWGQQR, translated from the coding sequence ATGAGCAGTCTGATACCACCTGTCCGCCCGGAATACGAGCTGGTGCTTGCGCCTTTCACCGAGGTGCCGGTCGAGCGCACCCTGCCTTTGATGACGCGCCTATGGTCGCACGGCGGGTTGCGCAAAGGCCTCATCCTGGTCGCACTTGCCATCTTGTGGGAGCTGGCCGCACGGTGGCAGGACAACGACCTGTTGTTGCCGACGTTCACCGCGACGGCGCGTGCGCTCTTCGAAGGGGTGGCGAGCGGTGAGCTGGTCGAGAAGGTTGGCATCTCGTTCTCGGTACTGATCCAGGGCTACGTCGCCGGCGTGCTGCTGGCCTTCGCGCTCACCACGCTGGCAGTGTCGACACAGATCGGTCGCGACCTGCTCGACACGCTGACTTCCATGTTCAACCCGTTGCCCGCCATCGCCTTGCTGCCGCTCGCGCTGTTGTTGTTCGGACTCGGTCGCGGCAGTCTGGTCTTCGTGCTCATCCACTCTGTCTTGTGGCCGATGGCGCTCAATACCTACGCGGGCTTTCAGGGCGTGCCTGAGACCTTGCGCATGGCTGGACGCAACTACGGGCTGCGCGGCCTGCGCTATGTGCTGCAGATCCTGGTGCCGGCCGCGCTGCCTGCCATTCTTTCGGGCCTGAAGATCGGCTGGGCCTTTGCGTGGCGCACGCTCATCGCGGCCGAACTGGTGTTCGGCGCGTCATCGGGCAAAGGCGGCCTCGGCTGGTACATCTTCCAGAATCGAAACGAGCTCTACACCGACCGCGTTTTTGCAGGGCTGGCGATGGTCGTATTGATCGGTCTGCTGGTCGAGACGCTGGGCTTCGCGACGCTCGAGCGGCTTACCGTTCGACGCTGGGGTCAGCAGCGCTGA
- a CDS encoding ABC transporter ATP-binding protein, whose translation MLQVDNVSLEYRTPDRVVRATHRVSFDMHEADRFVLLGPSGCGKSTLLKAIGGFLAPVEGEIRLAGQAVTAPGPDRIVVFQEFDQLPPWKTVKQNVMFPLLASRTLGRKEAEERALHYLAKVGLAPFADVHPHQLSGGMKQRVAIARALAMQPRVLLMDEPFAALDALTRRKMQEELLALWDEVRFTLLFVTHSIEEALVVGNRVALLSPHPGRMRAEINSHAFGLDSLGGVEFQATAQRIHRMLFDEVAP comes from the coding sequence CTGCTTCAAGTCGACAACGTCAGCCTCGAATACCGCACACCCGACCGCGTGGTGCGCGCAACGCACCGCGTGAGCTTCGACATGCACGAGGCTGATCGTTTCGTGTTGCTGGGCCCATCGGGCTGCGGAAAGTCGACCTTGCTGAAAGCCATCGGCGGCTTTCTCGCACCGGTCGAAGGCGAGATCCGCCTGGCCGGCCAAGCGGTGACCGCGCCTGGGCCGGACCGCATTGTCGTGTTCCAGGAGTTCGACCAGCTGCCGCCATGGAAGACGGTCAAGCAGAACGTCATGTTTCCGTTGCTGGCATCTCGCACCCTGGGTCGCAAGGAGGCCGAGGAACGCGCACTTCACTACCTTGCCAAAGTCGGGCTGGCGCCGTTCGCCGACGTGCATCCGCATCAGTTGTCCGGCGGCATGAAGCAGCGCGTAGCCATCGCGCGCGCGCTCGCCATGCAGCCGCGCGTGCTGCTGATGGACGAGCCCTTTGCCGCGCTTGATGCGCTGACGCGCCGCAAGATGCAGGAAGAGTTGCTCGCGCTGTGGGACGAGGTGCGCTTCACGCTGCTATTTGTCACGCACTCGATCGAAGAGGCGCTGGTGGTGGGTAATCGTGTGGCGTTGTTGTCACCGCATCCGGGGCGCATGCGTGCGGAGATCAATAGCCACGCTTTCGGGCTCGACAGCCTGGGTGGCGTTGAGTTTCAGGCCACTGCACAGCGTATTCACCGGATGCTGTTCGATGAGGTGGCGCCATGA
- a CDS encoding ABC transporter substrate-binding protein, with protein MNRFARKSVSLIAGLGLALGSLAAHAEGQIRIAEQFGIVYLLLNIAQDQKLIEKHAKAAGIDAKVEWIKLSGGSAINDALLSGNIEVAGAGVGPLLTIWDRTKGKQNVKGVASLGNFPYYLVSNNPAVKTIADFTDKDRIALPAVGVSVQSRVLQLASAKQWGDRDFAKLDKISVALPHPDSAAAIIKGGTEINAHFGSPPFQEQELAGNPAAHIVLNSYQVLGGPASATVLYATEKFRNENPKTYKAFVDALDDAAKFATANPEKAADIYIKVGNAKIDRELLLKIIKGPEVQFKTTPQNTYALAEFMHRVGAIKNKPASTKDYFFDDAQNAAGN; from the coding sequence ATGAATCGTTTCGCTCGTAAATCTGTCTCGTTGATCGCTGGACTGGGGCTGGCCCTGGGAAGTCTTGCCGCGCATGCCGAGGGGCAGATTCGGATCGCCGAACAGTTCGGCATCGTCTATCTGTTGTTGAACATCGCGCAAGACCAGAAGCTGATCGAGAAGCACGCGAAGGCGGCAGGCATCGACGCTAAGGTCGAGTGGATCAAGCTGTCGGGTGGCTCGGCCATCAACGATGCCTTGCTGTCAGGCAACATCGAGGTCGCGGGTGCGGGTGTCGGGCCGCTGCTGACGATCTGGGACCGGACCAAGGGCAAGCAAAACGTGAAGGGCGTGGCGTCGCTGGGCAACTTTCCGTACTACCTGGTGAGCAACAACCCTGCGGTCAAGACCATCGCAGATTTCACCGACAAGGACCGCATCGCATTGCCGGCAGTCGGCGTCTCGGTGCAGTCCCGCGTGCTCCAGTTGGCATCGGCCAAGCAATGGGGCGACAGGGACTTCGCCAAGCTCGACAAGATCAGCGTCGCGCTGCCGCATCCGGACTCAGCCGCGGCCATCATCAAGGGCGGCACGGAGATCAACGCGCACTTCGGCAGCCCGCCATTCCAGGAGCAGGAACTGGCCGGCAACCCGGCTGCGCACATCGTGCTGAACTCGTACCAGGTGCTGGGCGGCCCGGCTTCTGCGACCGTGCTCTATGCGACCGAAAAATTCCGCAACGAGAACCCGAAGACCTACAAGGCCTTCGTGGACGCGCTCGACGATGCGGCGAAGTTCGCCACCGCCAACCCCGAGAAGGCCGCCGACATCTATATCAAGGTCGGCAACGCGAAAATCGACCGCGAGTTGTTGTTGAAGATCATCAAGGGCCCCGAGGTGCAGTTCAAGACCACGCCGCAGAACACCTACGCGCTGGCCGAGTTCATGCACCGCGTGGGCGCAATCAAGAACAAGCCAGCTTCGACGAAGGACTATTTCTTCGACGATGCACAGAACGCGGCGGGGAATTGA
- a CDS encoding TauD/TfdA dioxygenase family protein, which translates to MTAIATVPRTKPTATSTDSAADSIPSQAFEVRRFDAPVGAEIVGLDISKPINAIEFARIHRAHLDHHVVVFRDQNVSPEAQIEFSRRFGPLEIHVLHQFHLKNHPEILIVSNIKENDEPIGLGDAGVYWHSDISYKPKPSLGSLLHAQELPAEGGDTLFADQHLAWEALSPKLQQKVLHLKAEHSYLAKYEDLRAKNPWRPKLSQAQIDQVAPAVHPVVRTHPETGRKALFVSEHFTTRIVGLPQDESDALLAELFAHSVKAEFVYRHAWETHDLVFWDNRSLMHLAAGTADNLRRKLYRTTVIGDTPR; encoded by the coding sequence ATGACCGCCATTGCTACAGTCCCACGAACTAAACCCACGGCAACATCGACCGATTCGGCTGCCGACTCGATCCCATCGCAAGCTTTCGAAGTCCGGCGGTTCGACGCACCTGTCGGCGCCGAGATCGTCGGGCTCGATATTTCCAAACCGATTAACGCGATCGAATTTGCGCGCATCCATCGCGCGCACCTGGATCATCACGTGGTGGTGTTTCGCGACCAGAACGTTTCGCCTGAAGCGCAAATCGAGTTCAGCCGCCGATTCGGCCCTCTCGAGATTCATGTGCTGCACCAGTTCCATCTGAAGAATCATCCCGAAATCCTGATCGTTTCGAACATCAAGGAAAACGACGAGCCGATCGGGCTCGGCGACGCCGGTGTGTACTGGCATTCCGACATTTCATACAAGCCGAAGCCGAGCCTGGGTTCGCTGTTGCATGCGCAGGAATTGCCAGCTGAAGGCGGAGACACGCTGTTCGCCGATCAACACCTGGCGTGGGAAGCATTGAGCCCGAAGCTCCAGCAAAAGGTCTTGCATTTGAAGGCCGAGCACAGCTACCTCGCCAAGTACGAAGACCTGCGCGCGAAGAATCCCTGGCGGCCGAAGCTGTCGCAGGCACAGATCGATCAGGTCGCACCTGCGGTGCATCCGGTGGTTCGCACCCACCCCGAAACGGGCCGCAAGGCGCTGTTCGTAAGCGAGCATTTCACGACCCGCATCGTCGGCCTGCCGCAAGATGAAAGCGACGCACTGCTGGCCGAGCTGTTCGCTCACAGCGTGAAGGCCGAGTTCGTCTATCGCCACGCGTGGGAGACGCACGACCTGGTGTTTTGGGACAACCGGTCGTTGATGCATCTGGCGGCTGGTACGGCGGACAACCTTCGTCGGAAGCTCTATCGCACCACGGTCATCGGCGACACGCCGAGGTAG
- a CDS encoding lipocalin family protein, which produces MNLRTSHTLRTTLPAAALALAAIALLAACATSSSPGRSPVALAPNVDLPRFMGDWYVIANIPTFLEKGAHNAKDSYRLDADGTIPTTFSFNADAPDGPRKSYGSRGFVMDGGANAVWGQQYVWPIKADYRISYVSPDYTQTVITRDKRDYVWIMARTPTIPEVDLARLTAFVGSQGYDVGKLQRVPQVAIK; this is translated from the coding sequence ATGAACTTGCGCACGTCGCACACCCTCCGCACCACACTCCCGGCTGCCGCGCTGGCCCTCGCAGCAATCGCGCTGCTTGCCGCATGCGCCACATCCTCTTCCCCGGGCCGAAGCCCTGTCGCCCTGGCACCCAATGTGGACTTGCCGCGTTTCATGGGCGACTGGTATGTCATCGCGAACATTCCGACATTCCTGGAAAAGGGCGCGCACAACGCCAAAGACAGCTACCGGCTCGATGCCGACGGCACCATTCCGACCACCTTCAGCTTCAACGCCGATGCGCCAGACGGACCGCGCAAAAGCTACGGCTCCCGTGGCTTCGTGATGGATGGTGGAGCGAACGCGGTGTGGGGCCAGCAGTACGTGTGGCCGATCAAGGCGGACTACCGAATCTCTTACGTTTCGCCGGATTACACACAGACGGTGATCACCCGCGACAAGCGAGACTACGTGTGGATCATGGCGCGCACGCCGACGATCCCGGAAGTTGACTTGGCGCGCCTGACGGCGTTCGTCGGAAGCCAGGGTTACGACGTCGGCAAGCTGCAGCGCGTGCCGCAGGTCGCAATCAAGTGA
- the mdlC gene encoding benzoylformate decarboxylase has translation MTKNPATDIALNDGANAVAATASATAASTHVTVRTAVLDLLRAFHMTTMFGNPGSTELGLFRNFPADFRYVLGLQEAVVVGMADGYAQATRNASFVNLHSAAGVGHAMGNIFTAYKNQTPMVITAGQQARSILPFDPFLFSGQATELPKPYVKWSVEPARAQDVPLAMARAYYIAMQEPRGPVLVSIPADDWDCPTEPVLPRVVSTESRPEPMVLGLIGDALDASGRPVFVVGTAVDRCQAWDAVVALAERHNASVWVAPMSGRCGFPEDHRLFAGFLPAMREKIVQLLGGHDYIFAVGAPAFIYHVEGHGPHVPAGATLGQLIDDPTMAAWTPVGTTAVGNIRLGVQDLLERSLAPQLARRALPAPRAARPLATPPQEGELMSVAYVLQTLAGLRARDSIVVEEAPTARSVMHAYLPMLESGGFYTMVSGGLGHSMPAAVGVALAEAQANSGRKVIGLVGDGSSMYSIQALWSAAQLNLPITFVILKNRRYAALQDFAPVFGFEPGEALQGTDLPGMDFVALAKGQGCDAVTVRDASQLTEVLRAALSAARPTLVEVDVA, from the coding sequence ATGACAAAAAACCCTGCCACCGACATCGCACTGAATGACGGTGCCAATGCTGTCGCCGCTACAGCATCCGCAACCGCCGCAAGCACCCATGTCACCGTCCGCACCGCCGTGCTGGACTTGCTCCGCGCTTTCCACATGACCACGATGTTCGGTAACCCCGGCTCTACGGAGCTCGGACTGTTCCGCAACTTCCCCGCGGACTTTCGCTACGTGCTGGGCCTGCAGGAAGCGGTGGTCGTGGGCATGGCCGATGGTTATGCGCAGGCCACCCGCAACGCCAGCTTCGTCAACCTGCATTCGGCGGCCGGCGTCGGTCACGCGATGGGAAACATCTTTACCGCGTACAAAAACCAGACACCGATGGTGATCACCGCCGGTCAGCAGGCAAGGTCGATCCTGCCCTTCGACCCCTTCCTTTTTTCCGGTCAGGCGACCGAACTGCCCAAGCCCTATGTCAAGTGGAGCGTGGAACCGGCGCGCGCCCAAGACGTGCCGCTTGCGATGGCCCGCGCTTACTACATCGCCATGCAGGAGCCGCGCGGTCCGGTGCTGGTATCGATTCCCGCCGATGACTGGGACTGCCCGACCGAACCGGTGTTGCCCCGCGTGGTGAGCACCGAGTCCCGTCCCGAACCGATGGTGCTCGGTCTCATCGGCGATGCACTGGACGCGAGCGGACGCCCTGTTTTTGTCGTGGGCACCGCGGTCGACCGCTGCCAGGCCTGGGATGCGGTAGTGGCGCTGGCCGAGCGGCATAACGCCAGCGTGTGGGTGGCGCCGATGTCGGGCCGCTGCGGCTTCCCGGAAGACCATCGCCTGTTCGCCGGCTTTCTGCCCGCCATGCGCGAGAAGATCGTGCAGTTGCTCGGCGGTCACGACTACATCTTTGCGGTCGGTGCGCCGGCCTTCATCTATCACGTGGAAGGCCACGGCCCGCACGTGCCCGCCGGCGCCACGCTGGGCCAGTTGATCGACGACCCGACGATGGCGGCATGGACTCCGGTCGGCACCACCGCCGTGGGCAATATCCGGCTCGGGGTGCAGGACTTGCTGGAGCGCTCCCTCGCACCGCAACTCGCGCGGCGCGCCCTCCCCGCGCCACGTGCCGCCCGACCGCTTGCGACACCACCACAGGAAGGCGAACTGATGTCCGTCGCCTATGTCCTGCAGACCCTCGCCGGCCTCCGCGCACGCGACAGCATCGTGGTCGAGGAAGCGCCCACCGCGCGCTCGGTCATGCACGCGTACCTGCCGATGCTGGAAAGCGGCGGCTTCTACACGATGGTCAGCGGCGGGCTGGGCCACAGCATGCCGGCCGCCGTGGGCGTGGCGCTGGCCGAGGCGCAGGCGAACAGCGGGCGCAAGGTGATCGGCCTGGTCGGCGACGGCTCCAGCATGTACTCGATCCAGGCCTTGTGGAGCGCAGCACAACTGAACCTGCCCATCACCTTCGTGATCCTGAAGAACCGCCGCTACGCTGCTTTGCAGGATTTCGCGCCGGTGTTCGGTTTCGAGCCTGGTGAAGCACTGCAGGGAACCGACTTGCCCGGCATGGACTTCGTCGCGCTGGCGAAGGGTCAGGGTTGCGACGCAGTAACGGTACGCGATGCCAGCCAGCTCACCGAGGTGCTGAGAGCAGCGCTGTCCGCGGCCCGGCCCACGCTGGTCGAAGTGGACGTGGCCTAG